In Dyadobacter sp. NIV53, a single window of DNA contains:
- a CDS encoding phosphatase — protein MGTRLGIIDLGTNTFHLLIVEKNGEDVITHFHESRPARIGLGGINNRIITDEAIERALAVLRFFREQLDLFEVSVENTMAFGTSAIRNAGNQDHFCEIVLQETKIPITVIDGDKEANYIYKGVRYGANLGTSTSLIMDIGGGSVEFIIGNAAQIFWKQSFEIGGQRMMEKFMRNDPLTEGDKKRIYHYFEENLIPLANAVHQYAPDKLVGSSGTFDTLVDIDFHYRTGNWPPKEQTDFALPIEEFYRIYSLILNGNHDERMAIPGMIPLRVDMIVVAVCLVDYVLRSHGIKQIQVSSFALKEGVLAELIGK, from the coding sequence ATGGGCACTCGATTGGGTATTATTGATTTAGGCACAAATACATTTCATCTTCTTATCGTAGAAAAAAACGGAGAGGATGTTATAACCCATTTTCATGAGAGCCGGCCTGCACGTATCGGACTTGGAGGTATTAATAACCGGATCATTACAGATGAAGCTATTGAAAGAGCGCTTGCAGTCCTTCGTTTTTTCCGTGAGCAACTGGACCTTTTTGAAGTATCGGTTGAAAACACAATGGCATTTGGTACAAGTGCAATCAGAAATGCAGGAAACCAGGATCATTTTTGTGAAATTGTATTACAGGAAACCAAAATCCCGATTACGGTAATTGACGGTGACAAAGAAGCTAATTACATATACAAAGGTGTCCGTTACGGCGCCAACCTGGGAACTTCTACTTCCCTGATCATGGATATTGGAGGAGGGAGCGTTGAATTCATTATTGGCAATGCAGCCCAGATTTTCTGGAAGCAAAGCTTTGAAATAGGTGGGCAGCGTATGATGGAAAAATTTATGCGTAACGATCCGCTCACAGAAGGCGATAAAAAGAGAATCTATCATTATTTCGAAGAAAACCTGATTCCGCTGGCGAATGCAGTACATCAATATGCACCGGATAAACTGGTAGGTTCGTCAGGAACATTTGATACGCTGGTCGACATTGATTTTCATTACCGCACAGGCAACTGGCCCCCTAAGGAACAAACGGATTTTGCTTTGCCGATAGAAGAATTCTATCGGATTTATTCCCTTATTCTTAATGGAAATCATGATGAAAGAATGGCCATTCCGGGAATGATCCCGTTACGTGTGGATATGATCGTTGTGGCTGTTTGCCTGGTCGATTACGTACTTCGCAGCCATGGAATAAAGCAGATACAAGTTTCAAGTTTTGCTTTAAAAGAGGGCGTTCTGGCAGAACTGATTGGTAAGTAA
- a CDS encoding zinc-dependent metalloprotease, translated as MKIIRYLLLLITILVCFSAAQAQKKKKEKQEDAKIDKVVDEVATAVKDKLKDDKKKGPKSFKDLIDKSAISQKGMISVHKVDEKWYFEIPDSLLNNDIMAVTRYSKTAAGGGIFGGEEVNRQMIRWEKGIDDNLLLRSVTVVVASPDSTKPIFQAVKNSSSDPIIGVFEIKAIKKDSSVNSSIIDVTDFFNADNQVFSLSSTSKQLLKLASFKKEASFIEKISSYPINTEIRTVKTFSVIPQVLSIVPMPSVGRYLPSGLDAGVVTMEMNTSLILLPKYPMRKRLFDSRVGYFASQYAMFGEESQRSEDEVFAVRWRLEPKNAADAKRQENGELIEPKKPIVYYIDPATPQKWRKCLKAGVDDWQAAFEKAGWKNAIRGEYWPENDTIMSLEDARYSVIRYFAADIQNAYGPNVHDPRSGEILESHIGWYHNVMRLLHNWYIIQGAAVDPNARKKKFDDELMGQLIRFVSSHEIGHTLGLRHNMGASSATPVEMLRDKEWVEKNGHTSSIMDYARFNYVAQPEDSITNLFPRIGDYDKWAIQWGYSNFQNSKGAEDDKAVLNTMTKEAYKNQRLRFGTEISPYDPRYQTEDLGDNAMKASEYGIKNLQRVLPNLTEWTREDGESYKELEELYNNVILQYRRYIGHVIKNVGGIYDTPTTYDTDGVTFITVPKETQKEAVRFLNNQLFKTPAWLLDSNILNKIKPESGVEAIKALQEYALTSLFAGDRAVRLMESGLSVKYFTLDDLFCELENGIWLEVKKGQSIDMYRRNLQKVYAEKLIALLKPGRANVLSVPVGITYGYSTRVVELEKTDLTSISRAHLESLKTMIQLAIPKTTDKISKYHLQDVAQRIKFALDPK; from the coding sequence ATGAAAATAATTCGTTACCTTCTTCTTTTAATAACAATTTTAGTTTGTTTTTCTGCGGCACAGGCACAAAAAAAGAAAAAGGAAAAACAGGAAGATGCCAAAATTGATAAGGTTGTCGATGAAGTTGCAACAGCTGTAAAAGACAAATTAAAAGATGATAAAAAGAAAGGCCCCAAATCTTTCAAAGATCTGATCGACAAATCGGCTATTAGCCAAAAGGGAATGATATCAGTTCATAAAGTAGATGAAAAATGGTATTTCGAAATTCCTGATTCTCTGCTGAATAACGATATCATGGCCGTTACCCGATATTCAAAAACTGCTGCCGGCGGTGGGATTTTTGGAGGTGAGGAAGTGAACAGGCAAATGATCCGTTGGGAAAAAGGGATTGATGATAATTTATTGCTACGTTCAGTAACAGTGGTTGTAGCCAGCCCGGATAGCACCAAACCTATTTTTCAGGCAGTAAAAAATTCCAGTTCTGATCCGATTATTGGTGTATTCGAAATAAAAGCAATAAAAAAAGACTCATCTGTTAATAGCTCCATTATTGACGTCACTGATTTTTTCAATGCAGATAATCAGGTATTTTCTCTAAGCAGTACTTCCAAGCAACTTCTGAAACTGGCTTCATTTAAAAAGGAAGCTTCATTTATTGAAAAAATAAGTTCGTATCCGATCAATACTGAAATCCGGACTGTAAAAACCTTTTCTGTAATTCCCCAGGTTTTAAGCATTGTACCCATGCCTTCTGTGGGCCGTTATTTACCATCCGGGCTCGATGCCGGAGTAGTAACCATGGAGATGAATACTTCTCTCATATTATTACCAAAATACCCTATGCGAAAACGGCTTTTTGACAGTCGGGTGGGTTATTTTGCCAGTCAATATGCTATGTTTGGTGAGGAATCCCAACGATCGGAAGACGAAGTTTTCGCGGTCCGGTGGCGGTTGGAACCTAAAAATGCAGCGGATGCAAAACGCCAGGAAAACGGGGAACTGATTGAACCTAAAAAACCGATCGTTTATTACATTGATCCGGCAACTCCACAAAAATGGCGTAAATGTTTGAAAGCAGGCGTGGACGACTGGCAGGCTGCATTTGAAAAAGCGGGCTGGAAAAATGCGATTCGTGGTGAATACTGGCCCGAAAACGATACAATTATGAGCCTGGAAGATGCACGTTATTCTGTAATCCGTTATTTCGCAGCAGACATCCAAAACGCATACGGGCCCAATGTACATGATCCGCGGAGTGGGGAAATCCTGGAAAGCCACATTGGCTGGTATCATAACGTAATGCGCCTGCTGCATAACTGGTATATCATTCAGGGTGCGGCCGTAGACCCGAATGCACGTAAGAAAAAATTCGATGATGAATTAATGGGCCAGCTGATTCGTTTTGTTTCATCCCATGAAATTGGCCATACGCTGGGTTTAAGGCATAATATGGGTGCCAGTTCTGCTACACCGGTTGAAATGCTCCGCGACAAGGAATGGGTGGAGAAAAATGGCCATACTTCTTCTATTATGGATTATGCCAGGTTCAATTATGTAGCACAGCCAGAGGATAGTATCACAAATCTTTTTCCAAGAATAGGTGATTATGATAAATGGGCGATACAATGGGGTTACAGTAATTTTCAAAATTCAAAAGGCGCCGAAGACGATAAAGCTGTTTTGAATACAATGACCAAAGAAGCTTATAAAAATCAGCGGCTTCGTTTTGGAACAGAAATCAGTCCGTATGACCCGCGTTACCAAACCGAAGACTTGGGCGACAATGCCATGAAAGCATCGGAATATGGCATTAAAAATTTACAGAGAGTTTTGCCTAACCTGACGGAATGGACTAGAGAAGACGGCGAAAGTTACAAGGAACTGGAAGAACTCTACAACAATGTAATATTGCAATACCGGCGATATATTGGGCATGTGATCAAAAATGTAGGAGGAATATATGACACGCCAACTACTTATGATACAGACGGTGTAACATTTATTACCGTTCCTAAAGAAACTCAGAAAGAAGCAGTTAGATTTCTGAATAACCAGTTGTTTAAAACACCGGCCTGGCTTTTGGATTCAAATATCCTGAATAAAATAAAACCAGAATCGGGTGTGGAGGCAATCAAGGCGTTACAGGAATATGCGCTTACTTCCCTGTTTGCCGGTGACCGGGCCGTTAGATTAATGGAATCCGGCTTATCTGTCAAATATTTCACACTGGATGATCTTTTCTGTGAACTGGAAAATGGGATTTGGCTGGAAGTAAAAAAGGGACAAAGTATTGATATGTATCGCAGAAATTTACAAAAAGTGTATGCCGAGAAACTTATTGCACTACTAAAACCTGGCAGAGCCAACGTACTTTCCGTTCCTGTTGGCATAACTTATGGTTATTCAACAAGAGTGGTTGAATTGGAAAAAACAGATCTAACGTCTATTTCACGTGCACATCTGGAAAGTTTAAAAACGATGATACAGCTTGCTATTCCAAAAACAACTGATAAAATAAGTAAATATCATTTGCAGGATGTTGCGCAAAGAATAAAATTTGCACTCGACCCCAAATAG
- a CDS encoding SIMPL domain-containing protein — protein sequence MKKVILLSSLMMGAISFLSFSQTTAVQLTPSVPKIEVAGFAEMEVIPDEIYFSVSLKEYFNDEKNQKDKVIISTLEKQLIKAIADAGLPKESLSISGVGGYQNYTDKKKKPATFLESKQYELKVDRTDKLDGILSKVESRGIQYANVSRVEHSKREEFKKQVKIDALKAAKVKAEYLVAAVDQKLGKIMEIRELDENIQYPQPVFMKANMRSFAAAESADVAPDSDVQYQKIKISYRMQAAFEIK from the coding sequence ATGAAAAAAGTAATTTTGTTGAGTTCGCTGATGATGGGAGCCATTTCATTTCTTTCTTTTTCACAAACCACAGCTGTGCAGCTAACTCCTTCTGTTCCGAAAATCGAAGTAGCTGGTTTTGCCGAAATGGAAGTTATTCCTGATGAAATTTATTTTAGTGTATCATTGAAAGAATATTTCAATGATGAAAAAAACCAAAAGGATAAAGTCATTATCAGCACGCTAGAAAAGCAGCTGATCAAAGCTATTGCGGATGCAGGTTTACCAAAAGAAAGCCTGTCGATAAGTGGAGTAGGTGGGTATCAGAATTATACGGATAAAAAGAAAAAGCCGGCTACTTTTCTGGAATCTAAACAGTACGAATTGAAAGTAGACCGTACCGATAAGCTGGATGGTATCCTGTCAAAAGTTGAAAGCCGTGGTATTCAGTATGCAAATGTAAGCCGCGTTGAACATTCCAAAAGAGAAGAATTTAAAAAACAGGTTAAGATTGACGCTTTAAAGGCTGCAAAAGTGAAAGCCGAATATCTGGTTGCCGCAGTTGATCAGAAATTGGGCAAGATTATGGAAATCCGTGAACTGGATGAAAACATACAATATCCACAACCTGTATTTATGAAAGCCAACATGCGTTCATTTGCAGCCGCCGAATCAGCAGATGTTGCGCCTGACAGCGATGTTCAGTATCAAAAAATTAAAATAAGTTACCGGATGCAAGCAGCATTTGAAATAAAATAA
- the rpsU gene encoding 30S ribosomal protein S21 has product MLIINIKDNESIDRALKRYKKKFERTGTMRQLRARTAFEKPSVKRRFEVLRAVYKEKTYGHLED; this is encoded by the coding sequence ATGCTTATTATAAACATTAAAGACAACGAATCGATTGACCGCGCTCTTAAGCGTTACAAAAAGAAATTTGAGAGAACTGGTACTATGCGCCAGCTCCGTGCGCGTACTGCTTTTGAGAAACCATCGGTAAAGCGTCGTTTCGAAGTTTTGCGTGCAGTATATAAAGAAAAAACATACGGTCATTTAGAAGATTAG
- a CDS encoding phosphoenolpyruvate carboxylase, with product MNNSFQDAVVTKYNIFNSLFLSLPYRGIFQTGSLLPLLTQQSEVGFQEGKSPRQIIENFFEELLETATPKERADLLFAFIQYIERQVVLFDSVEDAAFDQTHDLTGKGSIDYLTDRVDDDDLKKKLLTKLEDFSVRIVLTAHPTQFYSGKVLGIINDLEDAIKINDFTEVNQLLLQLGKTAFINHEKPTPFDEAVSLCWFLENVYYDAIPSILIKLINGLGMSVHDWPYPNLFRLGFWPGGDRDGNPFVSADTTLQVADRLRETLLRGYYRDIRQLKRRLTFKGVDDAIAIAERKMNSTIFGPFEEGYSNPQELIDELLKAREVLIAKHQGLFVELLDNFILKLNIFGFFFASLDVRQDSRKHGKAWEDILKRLEKKIPLLKYNDYESWDEAKKIDLLLSLNIPLRIEDYEDSLTKDILGSILAIKTIQEKNGEQGAHRYVISNNQSALNVMQVVALAKNLIADENGVLKLDIVPLFETVDDLANAPEIMRILYENEYYSKHLTGRANHQTIMVGFSDGTKDGGYLRANWSIYRAKEELTKVSREYGIKVTFFDGRGGPPARGGGNNHNFYSSLGKDIEDKEIQLTVQGQTISSNYGTVTTAMYNLERLFTAGLENHLFRGNRKEEELNEEDKDLIEEMASAAYDSYLDLKNHPMFVKYLDKKTPLRFYGQTNIGSRPTKRGNDDEGLQFADLRAIPFVGSWAQMKQNVPGFYGFGTAIAEMDKLGRKEEIKVLYKKSLFFRTLIENSMQSLSKAFFPATKYLRDEDAYREFWDKMYAEFKLTLDLLLDVSEQKELLDSNNVTKVSIKVRERIVLPLITIQQYALQMLAEDPKTLPVDVETYNQLIMRAMFGIINAARNSA from the coding sequence ATGAATAATAGTTTTCAAGACGCCGTAGTCACGAAGTACAATATTTTCAATAGTCTTTTCCTTAGTTTACCTTACAGAGGTATCTTCCAGACTGGTTCATTGCTTCCTTTACTTACACAGCAAAGCGAAGTAGGATTTCAGGAGGGAAAATCTCCCCGGCAAATTATAGAGAATTTTTTTGAAGAGTTATTGGAAACTGCAACTCCTAAGGAACGTGCAGATCTTCTTTTTGCTTTTATCCAATACATTGAAAGACAAGTAGTTTTATTTGATTCAGTTGAAGATGCTGCTTTTGACCAGACACACGACCTGACCGGAAAAGGATCTATCGATTACCTTACGGACCGTGTTGATGATGATGATCTGAAAAAGAAACTACTTACCAAGTTAGAGGATTTCAGTGTCAGGATTGTATTAACAGCGCATCCTACGCAGTTTTATTCCGGTAAAGTATTAGGGATTATCAATGACCTGGAAGATGCGATTAAGATCAATGATTTTACTGAGGTAAACCAATTGCTTCTACAGCTTGGTAAAACGGCATTTATCAATCATGAAAAACCGACTCCTTTTGATGAAGCAGTAAGCTTATGCTGGTTTCTTGAAAACGTATATTATGATGCCATTCCGTCTATACTTATCAAACTGATTAATGGTTTGGGAATGAGTGTCCATGACTGGCCTTACCCCAATTTGTTCCGGCTTGGTTTCTGGCCAGGTGGAGACCGTGATGGAAACCCTTTTGTAAGTGCAGATACGACTCTTCAGGTTGCTGACCGATTGCGCGAAACGTTGCTTCGCGGTTATTATCGAGACATACGCCAATTAAAACGGAGATTGACTTTCAAAGGAGTTGACGATGCAATTGCCATTGCAGAGCGCAAAATGAACAGTACGATTTTCGGGCCTTTTGAAGAAGGATACTCCAATCCGCAGGAATTAATTGATGAATTGCTTAAAGCACGTGAAGTACTGATTGCAAAACATCAGGGATTATTCGTAGAGTTATTGGATAACTTTATTCTTAAACTGAATATTTTCGGGTTCTTCTTTGCGAGCCTGGATGTACGCCAGGATAGCCGCAAACATGGCAAAGCATGGGAAGATATTTTGAAAAGGCTTGAGAAAAAAATTCCATTGCTGAAATACAATGATTATGAAAGCTGGGATGAAGCCAAGAAGATAGATCTGTTGTTATCACTCAATATTCCTTTGCGTATTGAAGATTATGAAGATTCACTTACAAAAGATATTCTGGGCTCAATTCTTGCGATCAAAACAATCCAGGAAAAGAACGGCGAACAAGGTGCACATCGCTATGTTATCAGCAATAATCAGTCTGCACTTAATGTAATGCAGGTAGTGGCATTAGCCAAAAACCTGATTGCTGATGAAAATGGTGTGTTGAAGCTTGATATAGTTCCTCTTTTCGAAACGGTGGACGATTTGGCCAATGCGCCGGAAATTATGCGCATATTATATGAAAACGAATATTACAGCAAACATTTGACCGGAAGAGCAAATCACCAGACTATTATGGTGGGTTTCTCTGATGGTACCAAAGACGGCGGTTACCTGCGTGCTAACTGGTCGATATACAGGGCGAAAGAAGAATTGACAAAAGTTTCACGCGAATACGGGATTAAGGTCACTTTTTTCGATGGCCGTGGAGGCCCACCTGCACGCGGAGGTGGAAATAACCATAATTTTTATTCTTCGTTAGGTAAAGATATTGAGGATAAAGAAATCCAGCTAACCGTTCAGGGCCAGACAATCAGCTCCAATTATGGAACGGTTACTACTGCCATGTATAATCTGGAAAGATTGTTTACGGCCGGATTGGAAAATCACTTGTTCCGAGGAAACCGGAAAGAAGAAGAGCTGAACGAAGAAGATAAAGATCTGATAGAAGAAATGGCAAGTGCCGCTTATGATTCGTATCTGGACCTGAAAAACCATCCGATGTTTGTAAAATATCTGGATAAAAAGACTCCGCTCAGATTTTATGGACAAACCAATATTGGAAGCCGTCCTACCAAGCGTGGGAATGATGATGAAGGGCTGCAATTTGCTGATTTACGTGCTATTCCTTTTGTTGGGTCATGGGCGCAAATGAAGCAGAATGTGCCTGGTTTCTATGGATTCGGGACGGCGATTGCTGAAATGGATAAATTGGGCAGAAAAGAAGAGATCAAAGTGCTTTACAAGAAATCACTTTTCTTCCGGACATTGATAGAAAACTCTATGCAATCACTGTCTAAGGCGTTCTTCCCAGCAACCAAATATCTTCGTGATGAAGATGCTTACAGGGAATTCTGGGATAAAATGTATGCGGAATTCAAACTGACTCTGGATTTGCTGCTGGATGTTTCTGAACAGAAGGAATTATTGGACAGCAATAACGTTACAAAGGTTTCGATCAAAGTACGTGAGCGGATTGTATTGCCACTCATTACAATCCAACAATATGCGCTGCAAATGCTGGCGGAAGATCCTAAAACATTACCAGTGGATGTAGAAACCTATAATCAACTGATTATGAGGGCAATGTTTGGTATTATTAATGCTGCAAGAAATTCTGCTTAA
- a CDS encoding YtxH domain-containing protein yields MSINAKHLATFVLGAAAGVAAHKYLQSEEGEKLLEDLKTKANDLKSEAEGAIEKAPVYFDELKTKGADALKNGFPDAEGFFKELYEKFVGNKGNQPATPDMTQVPDPIS; encoded by the coding sequence ATGAGCATAAACGCAAAACATCTGGCCACATTTGTTCTTGGTGCAGCCGCTGGGGTGGCAGCGCATAAATATCTTCAGTCTGAGGAAGGTGAAAAGCTTTTGGAAGACTTGAAAACAAAAGCAAATGATCTTAAATCAGAAGCAGAAGGAGCGATAGAAAAAGCACCGGTTTATTTTGATGAGCTTAAAACAAAAGGTGCAGATGCATTAAAAAATGGTTTTCCGGATGCTGAGGGTTTCTTCAAAGAACTGTATGAAAAATTCGTAGGCAACAAAGGAAATCAACCCGCAACACCAGATATGACGCAGGTTCCTGATCCGATATCCTGA
- a CDS encoding MarR family winged helix-turn-helix transcriptional regulator encodes MTHHSDQRAYFFKIDTTIKKIRNALQKQLNEAGFDLTVDQWVLIDHIQRQPGISQNELAELTFKDPPTVTRIIDLLEKKEFVKRTPAAGDRRKFNLFLIDKGNSIYTKAFPIVAEIRRKGWGDLEEDDYQHFVRIMDSIYNNFT; translated from the coding sequence ATGACCCATCATTCTGACCAGCGTGCGTATTTTTTTAAAATCGATACAACGATAAAAAAAATCCGGAACGCGTTGCAAAAGCAATTAAATGAGGCAGGTTTTGATTTAACAGTAGATCAGTGGGTATTAATAGATCATATTCAGCGGCAACCGGGTATCAGTCAGAACGAGCTTGCAGAACTGACGTTTAAAGATCCGCCAACGGTAACCAGAATTATTGATCTGCTGGAAAAAAAGGAATTTGTAAAACGCACTCCTGCGGCCGGCGATCGCCGGAAATTTAATTTGTTTCTTATTGATAAAGGAAATTCCATTTATACAAAAGCGTTTCCCATTGTTGCCGAAATACGGAGAAAAGGATGGGGCGATCTGGAAGAGGATGATTATCAGCACTTTGTCCGTATTATGGATTCCATTTATAATAATTTCACCTGA